Within Eggerthella timonensis, the genomic segment AAGATCGAACTGCTCGAAGGGCGCGTGCAAGCGGGCGACGTGCCCGCCGATCGGTTAGCGGCATCCGTCGCCTCGTTGGCTGCGCAGGTGGAGCGCCTCGAACGCTACGTGCAGGCCATGAGCGGCCTGCAAAAGCTGGAAGACCGCGCCGTGGTCGCGCACATGGTCGCGTTCGACAACGTGGCCGGCATGGTTAACGATGCCGGCACAGGGCTTGCAGCCTGCGCCGACCGCACGTTCGCCCTATCGGTCAGCCCGCGGTGCGACCGCGAGCGGCCAAGGCTGTGCGTGGATCAGGCCATCGTCGGCGAGGTGGCCGACAACCTGCTGAACAACGCGATGCGGTATGCGTCCTCGCAGGTGGATGCGCGCATCGATGTGCAGGACGGAGCGCTCGTGCTCATCGTGGAGGACGACGGCCCGGGCTTCACGCCCACAGCGCTCGAGCGAGGATGCGCTCCCTTCTTCAGCGAGGTTCCCTCGGCCGAGCACTTCGGGTTGGGTCTGAACATCGCGTCGCTCATGTGCGAAAAGCACGGCGGCAGCCTCGCGCTGCAAAACCGCGAAACGGGAGGGGCGCGGGTGGTCGCGCGATTCTCTTTGGATTTGTGCGCAGACGTAGACAGCCGGTAGATATTTGCTTCGTACCATCGGAAGCGTACCGAACGCACCCGAGAAACGGAGCATCCCATGGAAGACGTCGCCTCCCTGCGCGCCCAGCACGCGCCCCTCGCCGAGGCTGCCGAGATACACCGTACCCCCGACGAGGACCGGCGCTCGCTCGTCAGGAAACGCGCCGCCGTGATCGTCGGGCTGCTGGCGGTGACGGCGGGGCTGGTCGCGCTCTGCGTCACCTACGGCCCCGAGCTGCTTTCGTTCGTGGCCGATGCCCCGCGCTTCCGCGCGTGGGTAGACGAGGCGGGATGGATGAGCCGCATCGTCTTCGTGCTGGCGAACATGGCGCAAGTCGTGTTCGCGTTCTTGCCCGGCGAACCGCTTGAGCTGGGCGCAGGGTACGCGTTCGGCTTCTGGGAAGGCACGCTGTGGTGCCTCGTGGCCAGCGCGCTGGGGACGGCGGCGGTCATGGCGCTCGTGCGCACGTTCGGCATGCGCATCGTCGGCCTGTTCTTCTCGCCCGACAAGATCACCTCGATGCGCTGGCTGCGCGACGCGAGGCGCTTCGAGCTGCTGCTGTTCCTGTGCTTCCTCATCCCCGGCACGCCGAAAGACCTGCTCACCTATGTGGCGGGGCTGGGTTCGAGCTCTATCGGGCGCATCGTCGCCCTCACCACGGTGGGACGCATTCCCTCCATCGTCTCGTCCACGCTGGCCGCAGGCGCCTTCGGCGACGGCAATTACGCGGGCGCAGCGCTCGTGGCGGCGCTCACCGTGGTACTGGCGGCGGCAGGCGTGGTGGCGTACCGGAAGCTGGCGAAGCGCAGCGCCGAGGGAGAGGCTGCGACAGCGTAGGCGCAGCTGTCACGCTGTCGTGTCTCGAGGGTTGGGCGCTCGCATCCTGTTCCGCATCGATTCCGCGTATGATGGGAGCCGACGAAGCGCGGCAACCGTATCGGAGGGAGGCATCGTGAGCATCGGCTACGCATCGAAGACGCTGGCGGTGCCCGCCGCGCGTATGCAATCGGTGGTGCAGCGGCTTGCCACGCCCGAACGCTTGACCCAAGTCATCGACGGCAACTTGCGCGCCCTCGATGCCGCGCTCGACTACCAGGCGAAAAACGGGATCCACCTGTTCCGCGTCAGCTCGGACGTGATCCCCTTCGGCTCGAGCCCCGTGAACGCGCTCGACTGGGTGCGCGACTTCGAGCCGCAGCTGGCTGCGCTCGGACGCAAGGCGCGGCGCCACCGCATCCGACTGAGCATGCACCCGGGGCAATACACGGTGTTGAACTCGCCCGACGCCGACGTGGTGGAGCGCGCGAAACTCGATCTGGCGTACCATGCGGCGTTTCTCGACGCGCTCGAGATGGACGCAACCGCCAAGATCGTCCTACATGTAGGAGGCGCGTACGGCGACAAGCTGCGCTCGCTCGAACGGTTCGCCAGCGCATACGGCACGCTCCCCTCCGCCGTGCGCCGACGACTCGTCATCGAGAACGACGATCGGCTCTTCACCGCACAAGACGTGCTCTCGCTCAGCCGCACCACCGGGGCACCCATGGTGTTCGACATCCTCCACCACGAGCTGCACCACGAGCCCGACGCGCCGGACTGGCGCACGCTGCTGGACGCGGCGGCCGCAACCTGGAAGCCCGAGGACGGCGTGCAGAAAATGCACTATGCCCAGCAAGCCCCCGGTCGCAGGCTGGGCAGCCACACCGACTCCATCGAGCTGGAACCCTTCCTCGCGTTCTACCGAGAACTCGAAGCGCACCGAACCGACGCGGGAAGCGCGGGGGACGAAAGCGGCGCATGTTTCGGCATGCCCGACATCATGCTCGAAGTGAAGGACAAGAACCTCTCGGCCCTCAAGTGCATCCTGAGCACAAGCGAACGCGGCCGTTTCGCCGAACTCGAACGGGAGTGGGCACGCTACAAATACGCGGTGCTCGAGCACGACCAGACCGCTTACCTGGCCTTGCGCACACTGCTCAAGGACAAGCGCACGTGGCCGGCCATCCCGTTCTATGAAACGGTCGAACGTGCGCTCGCAAAGCCGGTGGAGCCCGGATCGTTTCGCAACGCCGCCCAGCACGTGTGGGGTTACCTGTCGGGCCACGCCACCCCGCGCGAGCGAGCGTCGTTCGAGCGCCTCATGGCGCAAGGCAACCAGCGCGCGGCGAAACGCAAGCTGCACGCGCTCGCCGAGAAGTACGACCAGGCCTATCTGCTGGAGTCCTACTATTTCATCGAATCCCCTTCTCTTTCGATTTAACGTGTATTTATTGAGAACTATTCTCAATAATAACCCTATCGTAATACATCAACCCTGATAATCGGAGTATCATATCGAGCAGGAGAAGAGCGTTACACCGTTATACGAAAGAGAGGGACCTTATGCCCAGTTTCCCCAACCCGTTCGCCGGCAACGTCGATCGCAAGATGACGAATGCCGAGCTCATGCAGGCGCTTCGCATCGACATCGCCGGCGAGCTTGAAGCCATCTTCCTGTACGACGCCCACTACCAGGCCACCGACGATCCCGCCGCCAAGGCCGTGCTCGCCGACATCCGCGACGAGGAGAAGGCTCACATGGGCGAGCTCATCACGCTGATGCGCCACCTCGATCCCACGGAGACGGAGTTCTTCCTGGAGGGCGAAGGCGAAGTGCAGGAGAAGCTGGCCGAGCTCGGCATCAAGACCGACGGCGAGATCGCCCCGGCGCCGGCCGAGCCCGCCCCCGCTCCCACCGTCGGCGACCTGTCCTAACCGTTTCCGCTGATGGAGGACGAATGTTTCACGTGAAACATTCGTTCGTGCGCCATGGTTCGCACGAACTGCCCCCCATCGCAGCGCCCCGTTTGAAAGGAGTCCCCCATGGACTACCTCGCTCGTGAATCAGCCGACCTCTCGGTCGAGCTGTGGAACCGCATCGACGACACCGTTATCGGAACGGCTCGCAACCAGCTGACCTGCCGCCGCTTCCTCAAGGTGTTCGGCCCGCTCGGCGCCGGCGTGACCACGGTGGCCGTCGACGGCGTGAACAAGGAAGAGGTGCTCGAGGACGGCATCGGCCGCATCGTCGGCCGCACGCAGCTTGAGCTGCCGCTGTTCTACGAAGACTTCACCCTGCTCAGCCGCGACATGGAGTACGCCGCCCAAACCGGCTACCCGCTCGACCTCTCGGTGGCCATCGCCGCCGCGAAGAAGGCATCGCGTCGCGAAGACGACCTCATCCTCAACGGCAACAAGGCCCTCGGCGCCGACGGCCTGCTCACCGTGAAGGGTTCGGCGAAGATCAAGAAGGGCGACTGGGCCCAGGGCGAGAACAGCTTCTCCGACGTCACCGCCGGCGTGGCGCAGCTGGCCAAAACCGGCTACCTCGGCCGCTACGCCCTCGTGGTATCGCCCGACCTGTTCCTCGACTTGCAGCGCCTGCAGCCGAACACCGGCCTGCTGGAAATCGACCGCATCAAGAAGCTCATCGGCGACAACGTGTACATGACCAGCGTCATGGGTCCCGGCAAGGCCGTGCTCGTGTGCGCCGAGCCCGAGTACCTCGACCTCGCCGTCGGCCTGGACCTGTCGGTAGGCTACCTGGAGCTCGCGGACTTCAACCACACGTTCCGCATCATGGAGACGGCCGCCCTGCGTATCAAGGACCCCGCATCCATCGTGGTGTTCGCGTAACGCGAAGCACGCACGCCGCGCATTTCACGGACGGTTCGCACCGAGCGCGAACCGTCCGTTTTTGTTGTAACGTTAACTCAATTCATCGTTCTGCATCTAATAGAGTTAATAATATAGTACAATTTTAACTCTATTAGAGCATATTGATCGATATGAGTTAAAGAAGGAAACACATGACGTATCGCGATTTAAGGAAAATCTTCCACGGCTATCCCGAATCGTACGCCACCGAATACGAAGCCAGATTCAATTCCGATCAGTCGCATAAAATCGGCTTCGACGTATCCGGAAGCCCTGCGTTCTTCGTCATGACTCCGGAAATCTACCAGGCAGCAATCACTGCTGCAAAAATCGATAAAGACATCTACCGGCTCATTCTCTCTTTGCCTGGAAAAGCGATACAAAGCTACCGAGAATCGAACCTTATTGACGAGATCGTTATCACCAACGAAATCGAAGGCGTACGATCCACACGGCGCGAAATCGGAGATGTCCTCGAACGATTGGAAGAAAACGACAAGCGCGGACGATTCCACGGTCTTGTTCAAAAGTACCAAATGCTCAGTCGCGAGGAAGACATACCCATACGCATCTGCGAAGACGTCAGGAGCATATACGATGACTTGGTCTTGGACGAAGTCACGCGCGACAATCCAGATCACGTTCCCGACGGAAACCTCTTTAGAAGAGGCCCTGTATCGGTATGCGATGCCACCGGAATCCCCATCCACAAGGGAATGGAGCCCGAATCGAAAATCACGCTTTGCCTCGAAAAAGCGCTGAACATCCTAAACAATACGGATATCGAGCCCATCGCTCGCGTATCGCTGTTCCACTTCCTTTTCGGCTATATCCACCCCTTTTACGACGGAAACGGCAGGACAAACAGATTTATCAGCAGCTACGTCTTGTCGAAAGAGTACGAGCCGTTAATCGGATTCCGACTTTCCTATGCCGTAAAACAGGATATCGAGAAATACTATAAGGGCTACACTGTCTGCGAGCACCCTTTGAACAAGGGCGATCTGACTCCGTTCGTAATAGCGTTTTCGGAAATAATCGTTTCTGCCATGGAAAGCATGCGCAACTCTCTCAGGGAGCTTCGAAACATGCTCGAGCAGGGCGAGAAGATGGCTGAGATCGTGTTTGCGAGTGATGAGAAGGCCATCGAAATCGCCAGCGTTCTTGTGACCGCCGCGCTGTTCGCATTCAACGGCATCACCATGGCAGAGCTCACCTTCACGTTCGACGCGTCAAGGCAGACAATGTACAAGAGACTCGCACCCTTCAAGGAACGCGGCGTGCTCATCGCGCAAAAGGAAGGGCGAAAAACGTACTACCGAATGGACATGGATGCTCTCAAGCAGCTCGCCGATCAGCAGTAACAGGTCGGCAGCTTTTCCTACACCTTCTCCTCATTCTTTTGCCGATGGCGGATGAGGAGGTTGCGCCAGACCACGTAGGCTCCCAGCGCGAAGGCGCCCAGGTAGCCCAGCACGCCGAGCAGGGGGACGCCCAGCAGTTGGGGATGCATGTTCGTGGTGGCCAGCAGGCTGGAGCCGATGAACAGGCCGGCGGAGATGAGCGCCATGGCCACGGTGCCGCTGACGGAGTAGAGCGCGGCGATGGCGTCGTTGGGGATGCCGAGGTCGGCCCCGACGCGGATCTGACCGCGATTCACCATGTCGAGGGTATGGGACGTTTGGGTGGGCAGGTGCACCGCGGCTTCGGCCGACGATAGGGCGCTCGAGGCAAGTTCGCGCGCTTTCGTCTCGACCGACGCCCACGTGCGCGCACGTTTTTTCACGTGCTCGCTGATGATGCCGATAACGCTCGTGTCGGGCGCGATGTCCACGAGCACGCCTTCGATGGTGACCATGCCGCGCGCCAGCAGCGTGAACGACGGCGGTAGGGCCAGGTTCTGCGACCGCAGCACGCCGAACACGTCCATGAGCGCCGATCCCACGTTGATGTCGGCCAGGTTCACCGTGGTGTACGACACCAGCAGGTTGCCCAGCTGGCTGAGCAGCCGACCATGATCGACCGACCCTTCTGCGCGTGCGGCGCCCAGCAGCGCCTCCATGAGCGCGTAGGCGTCGTTCTCGGCCACCGCGCGGAACATGCGCCCGATGAGCGCGCGCTCGAGCGCCGACAGTTCGCCCACCATGCCGAGGTCGATCCACACGATGTCGTCGCCGCGCACGAGGATGTTGCCGGGGTGCGGGTCGGCGTGGAAGAAGCCGTTGTCCACGATCTGCGTCACGTAGCTTTCGGCGAGGCGTTGGCCCAGCTTCGCCGGGTCGATCCCCCGCTGCCGCAGGGCGCGAACGTCGTTGATCATGGGGCCCTCGACGAAGTCCATGACCAGCACGTCGTCCGAGCTCATGTGCGGATACGGTCGCGGGCTTTCCACACCGGGCTGGTCGCTGAGGAACTGGCGAAACCGCACGAGGTTGTGTTGCTCGATGCAGAAATCGAGTTCCTGATGCGTGGTGCGCTCGAGCTCGGCGACCAGGTCGTCGAGGGACAGCTTGATGCCGTCGGTCGCGCGCGTCAGGCCCACGAGCGCGACGGCTTGGCGGATGAGCGCCAGGTCCTGCGTCATCTGCTCGACCACGTTCGGTCGGCGCACCTTGATGGCCACGTACGACCCCGGGGACGGGGCGTCGGGCGGCAGCGGCGCGGCAGGGGTGCCGCCGCCCGCTCCCGCATCGCCCACCGCGTGCGGCGCGAGGCGCGCCTTGTGCACCTGCGCGATGGAGGCCGATCCCAACGGCCGCTCTTCGATGCACGAGAACGTCTCTTGCCACGGATGGCCAAGCGACGCTTCGATGGTGCTGATCACGGTTGAGAACGGCATGGGCGGCACGTCGGCGCGCAGGCGCTTGAACGCGTCGGCGTACGCGGGGGGAATCACGTCGCTGCGATTCGCTGCGATCTGCCCCATCTTCACGAACGTGGGGCCGAGGTCCTCCAGCAAGCTGGTCGCCTCCTGCGGCGTGAGCCCCGACAGCACGCGATGATGCCGCAGGATGCGCTCGATCTCGCGCAGACGCTTTCCCGAGCCGGAGCCCTTGTCGCGCCGCGCTTCCACGGCCACCTGCGCCACCTCTTTCAGCGTGGGCATCCCGCACCTCCTCGATCGCCTGCTCAACCGCCGTCTTCGACAGCCCAGCGTAGCATGGCGCATCTGCGGGAACGCCCCCGTCGCCCAACGGTCACCGAGCGGATGGCGAACCGGCACGGCGGGGCATTGCGAGCCGAATCGACCGCACGGCAACCGATCGCTCCGAGGTGCCGAATGTGGCAAAAATATCGAGTTAAGTAAATATTAGACGAGACTCACTTCGAAAAGGGAGGCCCTGCGTAAAAGCCGACCAGGCATTATGCGAAGATACGCGGACCGTGTGTTCGCTTTCCGGAGCATCTGATTTACCCACCCCCAAATTCCTGCCAAATTTCGCACTGCCGGCGACCAGATGCAGCACATAGCGAGACCGCCCGGCTTGCGCAAGCCGGGGCGGCACCATGAAGGGGACGCGGCGCGGAGGGAGGGGAAGCGCTCGCGTCTCAACGAGTTGGTTGAGCGGTCGGCGCCGCGCCCTCACAGGACGCGGCGCCGCAAGCGTTTTATGCGTCGATTGTCTCGACCGCGTACTGACCGGCCAGACGGCCGCCGCAGTACGCGCACATGAGCGAGTAGCCCTCGTAGTCGCAGTACGGCGCGCTCATCAGCGTGCCGTTGTCGGCGCCGGCCACGTACAGGCCAGGAATGGCCACGCCCTCGCCGTCGATGGCCTGCAGGCGGTCGTTCGTGCGGATGCCGCCGATGGTCACCCACGCGCTGGGCTCGTACTGGAAGGCGTAGAACGGTCCCGTGGTCACCGGCTGCAGGAAGCAGGCCGGCTTGTAGAACTGCTCGTCCTTGCCATCGGCGCAGTAGCCGTTGTACTCGTCGAGCGTCTCTACCAGCTCAGGCGCCTCGATGGCCTCGGCGAGCGCCTCGATGCTGTCGGCCTTGAAGGCCCAGCCGGCGTTCACGGCCTCGTCGATGCTGCCCTGGACGTTCTCCAGCGGCTTGCCCTTCAGCGTCATCATGCCGGTGCGCCAGTTCTCCTCGTCGGCGCCGCACAGCGTCCACGCGTCGGTGCCCGCGTTCAGGCCGTCGACGTACGCCTGGTCGACCACCGCGTAGTACTTGCCGCCCACGAGCGAGATGGCCCCGCCCAGCGCCAGCGGCAAGTTCGCGAACTTGCCCTCGTTCGAGAAGCGGCGTCCCTGGTTGTTCACGAGCAGCGTGCCGTAGATGCCGATGGTGAACGCGGCGCTCTTGCGGTCGTACAGGCCGTCGGCTTTCTGGTTCGAGCCGGTGAACTCGTTGCCCGCGATGCCCCACTGCGTGGACAGCTGGCCGCCCGCAGCCTGCACCATGTCGATGCCCTCGCCCACGGACAGCACGTTGCCCAGCGGGTTCACGAAGGTGCCAAACTTCTCGCGCATCATGTCGACGTTGCCCAGGAAGCCGCCGGTGGCCACGATGACCGCCTTCGCCTTCACGTCGATCACGCCGTCGCCCTCGCACTGCACGCCCGTGCAGGTGCCATCCTCCATGATGAGACGCTTGCCCGCCGTGTTGAACAGGAACTCGCCGCCTTTGCTTTCAACGAACTCCTGCAGCGGTTTCATGCGCTCCTCGCCGCGCACCTGCGCGTCGGTGTCGCCCTGGAAGTTCGCGCGCACGGAGGCGTGGCCCGCGCCGTAGTTGTCGGGACGCATGCCCGTTGGCACGCCGAAGTCGTCGGTGAACTGGTCCACCGTCTCGCCCGAGATGGCGACGGCCGCCTTGATTGCCGCAGCGTTCGTGGACCAGTGGGCGTACTCCATGATATGGTTGAACGCCTCTTCCACCGTGAACTCGACGCCGGCTTCCTGCTGCAGCTTCGAGCCCACCATAAAAGGGCCGCCCGCCAGCGAGCCGTTCGCCACGCCCACGTTGCCGCCCTTCTCGATGACGACGACGCTCTTGCCGGCGCGCACGGCCTCGACCGCAGCCCACAGGCCCGCGCCGCCCGCGCCCACGATGGCGATGTCGCACTCCTTCGTCTGGTCGGCCGTCTGCATCGTGGAAGCCGCGTCGTCGGCGTTCTTCGCATCGGCGTTCGCGCTGCTCGCCGCTTGCGGGGCGCACCCGGCAAGCGCAGCCGCGCCGCCAAGGGCCGCTACGCCGCCCAGCGTCAGGAAGCTTCGACGAGAAAGGCCGCTCTTCATTGCGTTCATGTGAATCCCTCCTAGAGATCTACGATGCACCTGCCCGGAGGCCCGGTGCCGCGCCCTCCCGAGGCGCTGGAGCAAGCATGCCCTGCATCAGGCGGTTTGTCGCGGGTGAACTGCGCAGCGCAGGGGTGAATCCGCGTTCACCCCTGCGTTCACCCCTGGTACAATGGCACGACGAACAGGAGGTTTCGATGAAGTCAAGCGATGTGGTGCGCGCGTTGGCACCCGCAGACCAAGCCGGTGACGACGAACCGTTGTCCGCGCTGATGTATCCGCTGCGGTTCTTGGGGATGGGTTTGCTCATCGCCTGGCTGTGCTGCACGCACGTTGCGACCATCTTTCCGGGTGGCGTGTTCGACCCTGCGCTGCGTACGGCGTTCGATACCGGTATGCGCATCGGCGACATCGGCACATTCCTCGTGTTCGCCTTACTCGCGCCTCGTATCGGCCGGCTGAGCCGACGCAAAGCATTCTCGTGGACGGCAGTCGCGCTCACGGCGATCGGCACCGCTGCCGTGGGCCTCGTGCTCATCCCCGGTCAGGCCGGCGAAGCGTTCATCATCCCCGTGAGCATCGTCACCGCCGTAGGCGGAGCAGTGTTATTCTGCCTGTGGGCCGAAGCGTACAGCCAGATGGGAGCCACGCGTACGCTCATGTACGGCGCGCTGTCCTGTATTGCAGCCGCCGCAGCGTCGTTTGTGATCGGCACGATGGAGGCGCCGTTCGGCGTCATCGCAACCGCGGCCCTACCCCTCGCGTCGCTCGCGTGCGCGCAGCTGAGCTTCCGCCTGCTGCCCGCCGAGCGCTCCGTACCGAAAGGCGTGCGATACCCTATCCCCTGGAAGCTCATCGTCATCATGGCCATTGCCGGCCTGCTGTCCAGCTTCTCGGGAGCTTTCCTCTCGGCAACGGAGTACGTCGGAGCCATCCACCGCGTTGCGGCTACCGGCATTGTCGGCATCGTCATCCTCGTAATGGCCATCGCCAAGCGCGATCGTTTCGACGCGCGTTTTCTGGCGAAGGTAGGGCTGCCGGTTTCCATCGTCGCGTTCGCCATCGTCCCCTTCGTCGCACCCATGCAAGGATACGTCGTGTCCGTGCTCATGCGATTCGCCTACGTGTGGTTCACGTTCTTTGTGCTGCTTATGCTGGCGAACATCTGCTATCGCTTCGAGGTTCCCAGCCTACGGCTGTTCGCCATCGCACGCGCGTCGAGCGAGACCGCGTTATTCGCGGGCATCATGGTGCGCCGCGCTCTGTGGCAGACTGATCTGCTGACCGATCCGATGACGCTCGTGGGGTTTGCGCTCGCCGGCATCGTGTTGGTGCTGGTATGCGTGGTCATCTGGATGAGCGAGAAGTCCGTGAACGGCGACTGGGGAGCGTCGGGGCTGTCGCTGGCCGACCGGCTGCACGTGCCGGGGCCGCGCGAGCGGTTCATGACGCGCTGCGACGACCTGGCCGTGCGCTACGAGCTGACCGCGCGCGAGGCCGAAATCATGGGCCTGATAGCGCAGCGGAAGAGCCGGGCCGAGATCGAGCAGGAACTGTTTTTGTCGCAGAACACGGTGAAGACGCACGTGCGACACCTGTACGCGAAGCTGGGCGCGCACTCCAAAGCCGACGTCATCGCGCTGTTCGAGGAGTAAGCGGGCTTTCGCAGAGGCGGAGCGGACGCGCGCATGCTATGATGCTGCGCTATGGCTCACATCGTGAAACATACCTCGCACCCGCTCTGGATGTACAAAGCGTTCCTCCTGGTGGCAGCCGCCATCTGGGGTCTGGGAACCGTCGTCATCAAGTCGACCGTCGACGAGTTCCCACCTGCATGGCTCGTAGGCGTGCGCTTCACCGCGGCCGGCATCCTCTTGGGCATCATCATGCTCCCACGGTTTCGTCGCGTTCTCGACCTCGATCACCTGAAGAAGGGCGCCGTCCTGGGCGTGTTCCTGTTCCTGTCGTACTGGGCGAACTCGACGGGCCTCACCGACACCACCGCCTCGAACAGCTCGTTCCTCACGTCACTGTACTGCGTGATCATCCCGTTCTTGGGGTGGGCGCTGCGCGGGCCGCGCCCGACGCGCTTCAACATCGCCGCCGCGCTTGTATGCGTGGCCGGCGTGGGCTGCGTGTCGTTCGCGGGGATGTCGGGATTCTCGCTGCGCTTCGGCGACTTCATCACGCTGCTGTCGGCGCTCTTCCTCAGCCTGCACGTGCTGTACACCGCGAAGTACGCGCGCGGGCGCGACATGACGCTGCTCACCGTCGTGCAGTTCCTCGTGGCCGGCGTGCTGGGATTCGCAGCCGGGCTCGCGTTCGAGCCGATGCCCGCGTTCGCCAGCCTGGGACTCGATACCTGGATGAGCCTGGGGTACCTGGCCGTGTTCGCCTCATGCATCGCGCTGCTTTTGCAGAACTTCGCGGTCGCCCACGTCGACCCCGCGCCTGCGTCCCTGTTCCTGGCCACCGAGTCGGTGTTCGGCGTGACGTTCTCGGTGCTGTTTTTAGGCGAGATCCTCACCGGCCCGCTGTTCGCCGGCTTCGCCCTCATCTTCGTCGGTATCGTGATCAGCGAATACCTTCCCTTGCGCGCCGAGAAGAAGCGCCAGGGAGCGGAAGGCCTCCTGATCGAAGACGATCCCGAACGAGAAACGTAGCCCTCCCCGTCGCTGCGGCCGATCCGGCTGCCGGGCGCGCCACGGCGCCCCCTTCGCGGTACCCCCCTTCGCCGAGCCCTTCTCGTAGAGCCCCCTTCGCAGTGCCCCCTTCGCCGAGCCCTCCCCGCCAACCCTCCTCCCTCGGATGTTTCACGTAGCCCTCCCCGCCAACCCTCCTCCCTCGGATGTTTCACGTGAAACATCCGACGTTGCGCGATGCCGCCGTCAAACGACGGTGAAAACCCGCTGGATTTCGCGGCAAAGCACGTATAAACCGCGCTGGATCCGGAGGCAACCCGCGTGGAATCCGCGTGGGAAACCCGTTGGATGCGCGTAAGATCGAGAAAGCTCTGCGCTGGATGTGCGCCATCTGCGCATAAGACGGGGTCGTTATACTGGGAAGCACGAACCCGCCAGGCGGGGAGGATCGCACCCTCTTTACATCCATTTCCGATTCTAGACAACGGAAGGGGGTGTCCTCTATGAATGGTATATT encodes:
- a CDS encoding TVP38/TMEM64 family protein; this encodes MEDVASLRAQHAPLAEAAEIHRTPDEDRRSLVRKRAAVIVGLLAVTAGLVALCVTYGPELLSFVADAPRFRAWVDEAGWMSRIVFVLANMAQVVFAFLPGEPLELGAGYAFGFWEGTLWCLVASALGTAAVMALVRTFGMRIVGLFFSPDKITSMRWLRDARRFELLLFLCFLIPGTPKDLLTYVAGLGSSSIGRIVALTTVGRIPSIVSSTLAAGAFGDGNYAGAALVAALTVVLAAAGVVAYRKLAKRSAEGEAATA
- the uvsE gene encoding UV DNA damage repair endonuclease UvsE, translated to MSIGYASKTLAVPAARMQSVVQRLATPERLTQVIDGNLRALDAALDYQAKNGIHLFRVSSDVIPFGSSPVNALDWVRDFEPQLAALGRKARRHRIRLSMHPGQYTVLNSPDADVVERAKLDLAYHAAFLDALEMDATAKIVLHVGGAYGDKLRSLERFASAYGTLPSAVRRRLVIENDDRLFTAQDVLSLSRTTGAPMVFDILHHELHHEPDAPDWRTLLDAAAATWKPEDGVQKMHYAQQAPGRRLGSHTDSIELEPFLAFYRELEAHRTDAGSAGDESGACFGMPDIMLEVKDKNLSALKCILSTSERGRFAELEREWARYKYAVLEHDQTAYLALRTLLKDKRTWPAIPFYETVERALAKPVEPGSFRNAAQHVWGYLSGHATPRERASFERLMAQGNQRAAKRKLHALAEKYDQAYLLESYYFIESPSLSI
- a CDS encoding demethoxyubiquinone hydroxylase family protein, which produces MPSFPNPFAGNVDRKMTNAELMQALRIDIAGELEAIFLYDAHYQATDDPAAKAVLADIRDEEKAHMGELITLMRHLDPTETEFFLEGEGEVQEKLAELGIKTDGEIAPAPAEPAPAPTVGDLS
- a CDS encoding family 1 encapsulin nanocompartment shell protein, translating into MDYLARESADLSVELWNRIDDTVIGTARNQLTCRRFLKVFGPLGAGVTTVAVDGVNKEEVLEDGIGRIVGRTQLELPLFYEDFTLLSRDMEYAAQTGYPLDLSVAIAAAKKASRREDDLILNGNKALGADGLLTVKGSAKIKKGDWAQGENSFSDVTAGVAQLAKTGYLGRYALVVSPDLFLDLQRLQPNTGLLEIDRIKKLIGDNVYMTSVMGPGKAVLVCAEPEYLDLAVGLDLSVGYLELADFNHTFRIMETAALRIKDPASIVVFA
- a CDS encoding Fic family protein, with translation MTYRDLRKIFHGYPESYATEYEARFNSDQSHKIGFDVSGSPAFFVMTPEIYQAAITAAKIDKDIYRLILSLPGKAIQSYRESNLIDEIVITNEIEGVRSTRREIGDVLERLEENDKRGRFHGLVQKYQMLSREEDIPIRICEDVRSIYDDLVLDEVTRDNPDHVPDGNLFRRGPVSVCDATGIPIHKGMEPESKITLCLEKALNILNNTDIEPIARVSLFHFLFGYIHPFYDGNGRTNRFISSYVLSKEYEPLIGFRLSYAVKQDIEKYYKGYTVCEHPLNKGDLTPFVIAFSEIIVSAMESMRNSLRELRNMLEQGEKMAEIVFASDEKAIEIASVLVTAALFAFNGITMAELTFTFDASRQTMYKRLAPFKERGVLIAQKEGRKTYYRMDMDALKQLADQQ
- a CDS encoding ABC1 kinase family protein translates to MPTLKEVAQVAVEARRDKGSGSGKRLREIERILRHHRVLSGLTPQEATSLLEDLGPTFVKMGQIAANRSDVIPPAYADAFKRLRADVPPMPFSTVISTIEASLGHPWQETFSCIEERPLGSASIAQVHKARLAPHAVGDAGAGGGTPAAPLPPDAPSPGSYVAIKVRRPNVVEQMTQDLALIRQAVALVGLTRATDGIKLSLDDLVAELERTTHQELDFCIEQHNLVRFRQFLSDQPGVESPRPYPHMSSDDVLVMDFVEGPMINDVRALRQRGIDPAKLGQRLAESYVTQIVDNGFFHADPHPGNILVRGDDIVWIDLGMVGELSALERALIGRMFRAVAENDAYALMEALLGAARAEGSVDHGRLLSQLGNLLVSYTTVNLADINVGSALMDVFGVLRSQNLALPPSFTLLARGMVTIEGVLVDIAPDTSVIGIISEHVKKRARTWASVETKARELASSALSSAEAAVHLPTQTSHTLDMVNRGQIRVGADLGIPNDAIAALYSVSGTVAMALISAGLFIGSSLLATTNMHPQLLGVPLLGVLGYLGAFALGAYVVWRNLLIRHRQKNEEKV
- a CDS encoding FAD-dependent oxidoreductase, giving the protein MNAMKSGLSRRSFLTLGGVAALGGAAALAGCAPQAASSANADAKNADDAASTMQTADQTKECDIAIVGAGGAGLWAAVEAVRAGKSVVVIEKGGNVGVANGSLAGGPFMVGSKLQQEAGVEFTVEEAFNHIMEYAHWSTNAAAIKAAVAISGETVDQFTDDFGVPTGMRPDNYGAGHASVRANFQGDTDAQVRGEERMKPLQEFVESKGGEFLFNTAGKRLIMEDGTCTGVQCEGDGVIDVKAKAVIVATGGFLGNVDMMREKFGTFVNPLGNVLSVGEGIDMVQAAGGQLSTQWGIAGNEFTGSNQKADGLYDRKSAAFTIGIYGTLLVNNQGRRFSNEGKFANLPLALGGAISLVGGKYYAVVDQAYVDGLNAGTDAWTLCGADEENWRTGMMTLKGKPLENVQGSIDEAVNAGWAFKADSIEALAEAIEAPELVETLDEYNGYCADGKDEQFYKPACFLQPVTTGPFYAFQYEPSAWVTIGGIRTNDRLQAIDGEGVAIPGLYVAGADNGTLMSAPYCDYEGYSLMCAYCGGRLAGQYAVETIDA